In Eucalyptus grandis isolate ANBG69807.140 chromosome 4, ASM1654582v1, whole genome shotgun sequence, the following proteins share a genomic window:
- the LOC104442493 gene encoding uncharacterized protein LOC104442493: protein MSSVAAKPVCAIPLDKRKAKGKAVLCKKRVELKQMRNILGPMSRIKIGHLRYHQCQPVNAKIYPKKFPANVNVEGRETEDSSSESTIRHIDPFEAYPFQSDVNDDANIPMEAYDYVDDICAFYKSKEKSMCIKPNLIARLKHGFMFCGVVD from the exons ATGAGTTCTGTTGCGGCGAAACCTGTCTGCGCAATCCCACTGGACAAGCGTAAGGCTAAGGGTAAGGCCGTTCTCTGCAAGAAACGCGTTGAATTGAAGCAGATGCGCAATATTCTGGGCCCTATGTCGCGCATCAAGATAGGGCATCTCAGATA TCACCAATGCCAACCGGTCAATGCCAAGATTTATCCGAAAAAATTTCCAGCAAATGTAAAT GTTGAAGGTAGGGAAACAGAGGATTCGTCTTCGGAGTCGACGATCCGTCATATCGACCCATTTGAGGCTTATCCTTTTCAGAGCGATGTAAATGATGACGCTAATATTCCCATGGAAGCCTACGATTACGTTGACGATATATGCGCCTTTTACAAATCGAAAGAG AAATCTATGTGCATAAAACCAAATTTAATTGCTAGACTGAAGCACGGCTTCATGTTTTGTGGAGTGGTTGATTGA